The Leclercia sp. S52 genome has a segment encoding these proteins:
- the lolA gene encoding outer membrane lipoprotein chaperone LolA, which produces MKKIAITCALLTSFVASSVWADAASDLKNRLDKVSSFHASFTQKVTDGSGNAVQEGQGDLWVKRPNLFNWHMTQPDESILVSDGKTLWFFNPFVEQATATWLKDAASNTPFMLIARNQSSDWQQYNIKQNGDDFVLTPKGNNGNLKQFTINVSTNGTINQFGAVEQDDQRSSYQLKSQQNGAVDTSKFTFTPPKGVTVDDQRNK; this is translated from the coding sequence ATGAAAAAAATTGCAATCACCTGTGCATTACTGACCAGCTTTGTGGCGAGCAGCGTCTGGGCTGATGCCGCCAGCGATCTCAAAAACCGTCTGGACAAAGTCAGCAGCTTCCACGCCAGCTTCACCCAGAAAGTGACTGACGGCAGCGGCAATGCGGTGCAGGAAGGTCAGGGTGACCTGTGGGTGAAACGTCCAAATCTGTTCAACTGGCATATGACGCAGCCGGATGAGAGCATTCTGGTTTCCGACGGGAAAACCCTGTGGTTCTTCAACCCGTTTGTTGAGCAGGCTACGGCGACCTGGCTGAAGGATGCCGCCAGCAACACGCCATTTATGCTGATTGCCCGTAACCAGTCCAGCGACTGGCAGCAGTACAACATTAAACAGAACGGCGATGACTTCGTGCTGACCCCGAAAGGCAACAACGGCAACCTGAAGCAGTTCACCATTAACGTGAGTACTAATGGGACCATCAATCAGTTCGGTGCGGTTGAGCAGGACGATCAGCGCAGTAGCTATCAGCTGAAATCCCAGCAGAACGGGGCGGTTGATACATCTAAATTCACCTTTACCCCGCCGAAGGGCGTGACGGTGGATGACCAACGTAATAAGTAA
- a CDS encoding anti-virulence regulator CigR family protein yields the protein MSTRRFTTTALAVVLSLTFATAPAMANPGNGNGNGHGNGQGNSGNHGNGNSGKGNAGNQDHKQNNGHQNSGKSNKSVKDDVDARVSYDHARHLALNYGLTGYDSLPPGIAKNLARGKPLPPGIAKKAVPASMLGQLPSYPGYEWRVVGKDLVLIALSTAIVTTIINGVFD from the coding sequence ATGTCTACTCGTCGTTTTACCACTACAGCGCTGGCAGTAGTATTGTCTTTAACCTTTGCAACTGCACCTGCTATGGCCAATCCGGGCAATGGAAACGGAAATGGCCACGGTAACGGGCAAGGTAATAGCGGCAATCATGGCAACGGCAATTCCGGTAAAGGGAATGCCGGTAACCAGGACCATAAACAAAATAACGGTCACCAGAATTCAGGCAAATCAAATAAGAGCGTTAAAGATGATGTCGATGCACGCGTCAGTTACGATCATGCCCGGCATCTGGCGTTAAATTATGGCCTGACGGGTTATGACTCCCTGCCGCCGGGTATTGCAAAAAACCTCGCGCGCGGTAAACCGCTGCCTCCGGGCATCGCGAAAAAGGCCGTACCGGCCTCGATGCTGGGTCAATTACCTTCTTATCCGGGGTATGAATGGCGGGTGGTCGGTAAAGATCTGGTCTTAATTGCGCTGAGTACGGCGATTGTGACCACCATTATTAATGGCGTCTTTGACTAA
- the serS gene encoding serine--tRNA ligase: protein MLDPNLLRNEPDAVAEKLARRGFKLDVDKLRALEERRKVLQVQTENLQAERNSRSKSIGQAKARGEDIEPLRLEVNKLGEELDQAKADLDVLQAEIRDIALAIPNTPDDSVPVGKDENDNVEVKRWGTPREFDFEVRDHVTLGEMHAGLDFAAAVKLTGSRFVVMKGQIAHLHRALAQFMLDLHTEQHGYSETYVPYLVNHDTLYGTGQLPKFAGDLFHTRPLDEEADSSNYALIPTAEVPLTNLVRDEIIDEDDLPIKLTAHSPCFRSEAGSYGRDTRGLIRMHQFDKVEMVQIVRPETSMDALEEMTGHAEKVLELLGLPYRRMALCTGDMGFGACKTFDLEVWVPAQGTYREISSCSNVGDFQARRMQARCRSKSDKKTRLVHTLNGSGLAVGRTLVAVLENYQQADGRIEIPEVLRPYMKGQQYIG, encoded by the coding sequence ATGCTCGATCCCAATCTGCTGCGTAACGAGCCAGACGCAGTCGCTGAAAAACTGGCACGCCGGGGCTTTAAACTGGATGTAGATAAGCTGCGCGCTCTTGAAGAGCGTCGTAAAGTTCTGCAGGTACAAACCGAAAACTTGCAGGCAGAGCGTAACTCTCGATCGAAATCCATCGGCCAGGCGAAAGCGCGCGGGGAAGACATTGAGCCATTACGCCTGGAAGTGAACAAACTCGGTGAAGAGCTGGATCAGGCGAAAGCCGATCTGGACGTTCTTCAGGCCGAAATTCGTGATATCGCGCTGGCGATCCCGAACACCCCTGACGACAGCGTACCTGTCGGCAAAGACGAAAATGACAACGTCGAAGTGAAACGCTGGGGCACCCCACGCGAGTTCGATTTTGAGGTTCGCGATCACGTCACGCTGGGCGAAATGCACGCGGGGCTCGATTTTGCGGCTGCGGTTAAGCTGACCGGTTCCCGTTTTGTGGTGATGAAAGGTCAGATTGCCCATCTGCACCGTGCGCTGGCCCAGTTTATGCTGGATCTGCACACCGAGCAGCACGGCTACAGCGAAACCTACGTTCCGTATCTGGTCAACCACGATACGCTGTACGGTACCGGCCAGCTGCCGAAATTTGCCGGCGATCTGTTCCATACCCGTCCGCTGGACGAAGAAGCGGACAGCAGCAACTACGCGCTGATCCCAACCGCAGAAGTACCGCTGACCAACCTCGTGCGTGATGAGATCATCGACGAAGACGATCTGCCGATCAAACTGACTGCACACTCTCCGTGCTTCCGTTCTGAAGCAGGATCTTATGGCCGTGATACCCGCGGTCTGATCCGTATGCACCAGTTCGATAAAGTTGAGATGGTGCAGATCGTGCGTCCGGAAACCTCCATGGATGCGCTGGAAGAGATGACCGGTCACGCGGAAAAAGTGCTGGAGCTGCTGGGGCTGCCGTACCGCCGCATGGCGCTTTGCACCGGTGACATGGGCTTTGGCGCCTGCAAAACCTTCGATCTGGAAGTGTGGGTTCCGGCGCAGGGCACCTATCGTGAGATCTCCTCCTGCTCCAACGTTGGCGATTTCCAGGCGCGTCGTATGCAGGCACGCTGCCGCAGCAAGTCCGATAAGAAAACCCGTCTGGTGCACACTCTGAACGGCTCCGGCCTGGCAGTGGGGCGTACCCTGGTGGCGGTGCTGGAAAACTACCAGCAGGCTGACGGTCGTATCGAAATTCCTGAAGTTCTGCGCCCTTACATGAAAGGCCAGCAGTACATCGGCTAA
- the pflA gene encoding pyruvate formate lyase 1-activating protein, whose product MSTIGRIHSFESCGTVDGPGIRFITFFQGCLMRCLYCHNRDTWDTHGGKEVTVDELMKEVVTYRHFMNASGGGVTASGGEAILQAEFVRDWFRACHKESIHTCLDTNGFVRRYDPVIDELLEVTDLVMLDLKQMNDEIHQNLVGVSNHRTLEFAKYISAKGIKTWIRYVVVPGWSDDDDSAHRLGEFTRDMGNVEKIELLPYHELGKHKWVAMGEEYKLDGVKPPKKETMERVKGILEQYGHKVMY is encoded by the coding sequence ATGTCAACTATTGGTCGCATTCACTCCTTTGAGTCCTGTGGCACCGTCGATGGCCCGGGCATCCGCTTTATTACCTTCTTCCAGGGCTGCCTGATGCGCTGCCTGTACTGCCATAACCGCGATACCTGGGATACCCATGGCGGTAAAGAAGTCACCGTTGATGAATTAATGAAAGAGGTGGTGACCTATCGCCACTTTATGAACGCTTCCGGCGGCGGCGTGACCGCTTCCGGCGGGGAAGCAATCCTGCAGGCGGAGTTTGTCCGCGACTGGTTCCGCGCCTGCCATAAAGAGAGCATTCATACCTGTCTGGATACCAACGGTTTTGTCCGTCGCTACGATCCGGTGATTGATGAACTGCTGGAAGTGACCGACCTGGTCATGCTGGATCTCAAGCAGATGAACGACGAAATTCACCAGAATCTGGTCGGCGTCTCTAACCATCGCACCCTGGAGTTCGCGAAATACATCTCCGCCAAAGGCATCAAAACCTGGATCCGCTATGTCGTGGTGCCGGGCTGGTCAGATGACGACGACTCTGCCCACCGCCTGGGTGAGTTCACCCGTGATATGGGCAACGTTGAGAAAATTGAATTGCTGCCGTATCACGAGCTGGGCAAACATAAATGGGTAGCGATGGGCGAAGAGTACAAGCTGGATGGCGTTAAGCCGCCGAAGAAAGAGACTATGGAACGCGTAAAAGGCATTCTGGAGCAGTACGGTCACAAAGTCATGTATTAA
- a CDS encoding MFS transporter has product MSTYTRPVLLLLCGLLLLTLAIAVLNTLVPLWLAHENLPTWQVGMVSSSFFTGNLLGTLMTGSLIKRFGFNRSYYLASLIFAAGCAGLGLMVGFWSWMAWRFIAGVGCAMIWVVVESALMCSGTSRNRGRLLAAYMMVYYVGTVLGQLMVSKLPTDLMSVLPWVTGMVLAAILPLLFTRIVNQSSEHQEATHIWPMLRLRHARLGVNGCIISGIVLGSLYGLMPLYLNHQGVSDSGIGFWMAVMVSAGIVGQWPVGRLADRFGRLLVLRVQVFVVIMGCLAMLSNAAMAPALFILGAAGFTLYPVAMAWACEKVEHHQLVAMNQALLLSYTIGSLLGPTFTAMLMQNYSDNLLFIMIASVSFIYLLMLLRKVGEHPTPVAHA; this is encoded by the coding sequence ATGTCGACCTATACCCGGCCAGTGCTCCTGTTGCTCTGTGGCCTGCTTTTGCTGACCCTCGCGATCGCAGTGTTAAATACGCTCGTTCCGCTGTGGCTCGCCCATGAAAACTTACCGACCTGGCAGGTGGGTATGGTCAGCTCGTCCTTTTTTACCGGTAATCTGCTGGGCACCCTGATGACGGGAAGCCTGATTAAACGGTTTGGCTTTAACCGCAGCTATTATCTGGCATCGCTTATTTTTGCCGCCGGCTGCGCCGGGTTAGGGCTGATGGTCGGTTTCTGGAGCTGGATGGCCTGGCGCTTTATTGCGGGCGTCGGCTGCGCCATGATCTGGGTAGTGGTGGAGAGCGCTCTGATGTGCAGCGGCACCTCCCGCAACCGTGGGCGTCTGCTGGCGGCCTATATGATGGTCTATTATGTCGGGACCGTGCTGGGCCAGCTGATGGTCAGCAAACTGCCAACCGACCTGATGAGCGTCCTGCCGTGGGTGACCGGCATGGTGCTGGCCGCTATCCTGCCGCTGCTCTTTACGCGCATTGTGAACCAGAGCAGCGAGCATCAGGAGGCAACGCATATCTGGCCGATGCTGAGACTGCGTCATGCGCGTCTCGGGGTGAACGGCTGCATTATCTCCGGGATTGTGCTGGGCTCGCTGTATGGCCTGATGCCGCTCTACCTGAACCATCAGGGAGTCAGTGATTCCGGGATCGGTTTCTGGATGGCGGTGATGGTCAGCGCCGGGATTGTCGGGCAGTGGCCGGTTGGTCGTCTTGCCGACCGCTTCGGGCGCCTGCTGGTGCTGCGCGTTCAGGTCTTTGTGGTGATCATGGGCTGTCTCGCCATGCTCAGCAATGCCGCGATGGCACCGGCGCTGTTTATTCTGGGTGCGGCGGGCTTTACCCTCTATCCGGTCGCGATGGCCTGGGCCTGTGAGAAAGTGGAACATCATCAGCTGGTGGCCATGAACCAGGCGCTGCTGCTGAGCTATACCATCGGCAGCCTGCTGGGCCCGACCTTTACCGCCATGCTGATGCAGAACTATTCTGACAATCTGCTGTTTATCATGATCGCCAGCGTGTCATTTATTTATCTGCTCATGCTGCTGCGTAAAGTGGGCGAGCATCCCACGCCCGTGGCCCATGCCTGA
- a CDS encoding dimethyl sulfoxide reductase anchor subunit family protein — protein MGSGWHEWPLMIFTVFGQCVAGGFIVLALALLKGNLNREQQQRLVLSMFGLWVLMGIGFIASTLHLGSPLRAFNSLNRIGASSLSNEIASGAIFFAVGGLGWLLAVLKKLPAGLRTLWLVVTMVLGVVFVWMMVRVYNTIDTVPTWYSVWTPMSFFLTMFIGGPLLGFLLLRVAGVDGWAMRLLPAVSLLALAVSTVVALMQGAELATIHSAIQQASSLVPDYGSLMAWRVLLLAAALVCWIVPQLKGYQPAIPLLSLAFLLVLAGEMIGRGVFYGLHMTVGMAVAS, from the coding sequence ATGGGAAGCGGATGGCATGAATGGCCGTTGATGATTTTTACGGTCTTCGGACAGTGTGTGGCGGGCGGTTTTATCGTCCTCGCCCTGGCGTTGTTAAAAGGCAATCTGAACAGGGAACAGCAGCAGCGGCTGGTGCTGAGCATGTTTGGTTTGTGGGTGCTGATGGGGATCGGATTTATCGCTTCCACGCTGCACCTCGGTTCGCCCCTGCGCGCGTTCAACTCCCTGAACCGCATAGGCGCGTCCTCGCTCAGCAACGAGATCGCCAGCGGCGCGATCTTCTTTGCGGTTGGCGGGCTGGGCTGGCTGCTGGCGGTGCTGAAAAAACTGCCGGCAGGCTTACGCACTCTGTGGCTGGTGGTGACCATGGTGCTGGGCGTGGTGTTCGTCTGGATGATGGTGCGGGTCTATAACACCATCGACACGGTGCCGACCTGGTACAGCGTCTGGACGCCGATGAGCTTCTTCCTGACGATGTTTATCGGTGGCCCGCTGCTGGGCTTCCTGCTTCTGCGGGTGGCGGGCGTCGATGGCTGGGCCATGCGTCTACTACCTGCCGTGTCGCTGCTGGCGCTGGCGGTGAGTACGGTGGTGGCCCTGATGCAGGGTGCAGAGCTGGCAACGATCCACAGTGCCATTCAGCAGGCGTCATCCCTGGTGCCGGATTACGGCTCGCTGATGGCCTGGCGCGTGCTGCTGCTGGCGGCGGCGCTGGTGTGCTGGATTGTGCCGCAGCTGAAAGGCTATCAGCCTGCAATCCCGCTATTGTCGCTGGCATTTTTGCTGGTGCTGGCAGGAGAAATGATCGGACGCGGGGTGTTTTACGGTCTGCATATGACCGTTGGAATGGCCGTCGCCAGTTAA
- the rarA gene encoding replication-associated recombination protein RarA: MSNLSLDFSDNAFQPLAARMRPENLAQYIGQQHLLAAGKPLPRAIEAGHLHSMILWGPPGTGKTTLAEVIARYADADVERISAVTSGVKEIREAIERARQSRNAGRRTILFVDEVHRFNKSQQDAFLPHIEDGTITFIGATTENPSFELNSALLSRARVYLLKSLTTEDIEQVLTQAMDDKARGYGGQDIVLPDDTRRAIAELVNGDARRALNTLEMMADMAEADDSGKRVLLPALLTEIAGERSARFDNKGDRFYDLISALHKSVRGSAPDAALYWYARIITAGGDPLYVARRCLAIASEDVGNADPRAMQVAISAWDCFTRVGPAEGERAIAQAIVYLACAPKSNAVYTAFKAAMSDARERPDYDVPDHLRNAPTRLMKELGYGQQYRYAHDEPNAYAAGEEYFPQEMAQTRYYRPTNRGLEGKIGEKLTWLAGQDQNSPIKRYR; the protein is encoded by the coding sequence GTGAGCAACCTGTCGCTCGATTTTTCAGATAATGCGTTTCAACCTCTGGCCGCCCGTATGCGGCCAGAAAATTTAGCGCAGTATATTGGCCAGCAGCATCTGCTGGCTGCGGGCAAACCTTTGCCACGCGCCATTGAGGCCGGGCATCTGCACTCGATGATCCTCTGGGGGCCGCCAGGCACCGGTAAAACGACGCTGGCGGAAGTGATTGCCCGCTATGCCGATGCCGACGTCGAGCGTATTTCCGCTGTTACCTCCGGGGTGAAAGAGATCCGCGAAGCCATCGAGCGTGCCCGTCAGAGCCGCAACGCCGGTCGTCGCACCATCCTGTTTGTCGATGAGGTGCACCGCTTTAACAAGAGCCAGCAGGATGCTTTCCTGCCGCACATCGAAGACGGTACCATCACCTTTATCGGTGCCACCACCGAAAACCCCTCATTTGAACTCAACTCCGCACTGTTATCCCGCGCCCGCGTCTATCTGCTGAAATCGTTAACCACCGAAGACATTGAGCAGGTGCTGACTCAGGCGATGGATGATAAGGCCCGAGGCTACGGCGGCCAGGATATCGTGCTGCCTGACGATACCCGTCGGGCCATTGCAGAGCTGGTGAACGGGGATGCGCGCCGGGCGCTGAATACCCTGGAGATGATGGCCGATATGGCCGAAGCCGACGACAGCGGCAAGCGGGTGCTGCTCCCGGCACTGCTGACCGAAATCGCCGGCGAACGCAGCGCGCGCTTTGATAATAAAGGCGACCGCTTTTACGATCTGATCTCGGCGCTGCATAAATCGGTACGCGGCAGCGCACCTGATGCCGCGCTCTACTGGTATGCGCGCATTATTACCGCCGGAGGCGATCCGCTGTACGTGGCTCGCCGCTGTCTGGCGATCGCTTCGGAAGATGTTGGTAATGCCGATCCGCGCGCGATGCAGGTGGCGATCTCCGCCTGGGACTGCTTCACCCGCGTCGGGCCCGCTGAAGGCGAGCGCGCCATTGCCCAGGCGATTGTCTATCTGGCCTGCGCCCCGAAAAGCAATGCGGTCTATACCGCCTTCAAAGCGGCGATGTCCGATGCCCGCGAGCGCCCGGATTACGATGTTCCTGACCACTTGCGTAATGCCCCGACCAGGCTGATGAAAGAGCTGGGTTACGGTCAGCAATACCGTTACGCCCACGACGAGCCCAATGCCTACGCCGCCGGGGAGGAGTATTTCCCGCAGGAAATGGCACAAACTCGCTATTATCGCCCGACAAACAGAGGCCTTGAGGGCAAGATTGGCGAAAAGCTCACCTGGCTTGCCGGACAGGATCAAAATAGCCCTATAAAACGCTACCGTTAG
- the dmsA gene encoding dimethylsulfoxide reductase subunit A yields the protein MKIKTPDALLAAEVSRRGLMKTTAIGGLAVASSALTLPFSRLTSAAEAVAAIKSDEKVVWSACTVNCGSRCPLRMHVIDGEIKYVETDNTGDDNYEGLHQVRACLRGRSMRRRVYNPDRLKYPMKRVGKRGEGKFERISWDEAFDTIASNMQRLIKDYGNESIYLNYGTGTLGGTLTRSWPPGKTLIARLMNCCGGYLNHYGDYSTAQIAAGLNYTYGGWADGNSPSDIENSQLVVLFGNNPGETRMSGGGVTYYVEQARQKSNARMIIIDPRYTDTGAGREDEWIPIRPGTDAALISALAWVMIEENLVDQPFLDKYCVGYDEKTLPEGAPANGHYKAYILGQGNDGIAKTPAWAAAITGIPEARIVKLAREIATAKPAFISQGWGPQRHANGELVSRAIAMLAILTGNVGINGGNSGAREGSYSLPFVRMPTLENPVQTSISMFMWTDAIERGPEMTATRDGVRGKEKLDVPIKMIWNYAGNCLINQHSQINRTHDILQDDKKCELIVVVDCHMTSSAKYADILLPDCTASEQMDFALDASCGNMSYVIFADQAIKPRFECKTIYEMTSALAKRMGVEQQFTEGRTQEEWMRHLYEQSRQAIPELPSFDAFRQQGMFKQRDPEGHHVAYKAFRADPAANPLTTPSGKIEIYSAELAQIAATWELEQGDVIDPLPIYSPGFENYDDPQSKDFPLQLTGFHYKARTHSTYGNVDVLKAACRQEIWINPLDAQRRGIANGDRVRIFNGRGEVHIEAKVTPRILPGVVALGEGAWYNPDANRVDQAGCINVLTTQRPSPLAKGNPSHSNLVQVEKA from the coding sequence ATGAAAATAAAAACGCCTGATGCCTTACTGGCTGCCGAGGTGAGCCGTCGCGGGCTGATGAAAACCACCGCGATTGGCGGCCTGGCTGTTGCCAGTAGCGCATTAACATTGCCTTTTTCACGCCTGACGTCAGCGGCTGAAGCCGTAGCAGCCATCAAGTCGGATGAAAAAGTGGTCTGGAGCGCCTGCACGGTGAACTGCGGCAGTCGCTGCCCGTTGCGAATGCATGTCATCGACGGTGAGATCAAATACGTCGAGACCGACAATACCGGGGATGATAACTACGAGGGATTGCACCAGGTTCGCGCTTGCCTGCGTGGCCGTTCCATGCGCCGTCGCGTCTATAACCCGGATCGCCTGAAATACCCGATGAAGCGGGTGGGCAAACGCGGCGAGGGCAAATTCGAGCGCATCAGCTGGGACGAGGCCTTCGACACCATCGCCAGTAATATGCAGCGCCTGATTAAGGATTACGGCAACGAGTCCATCTACCTTAACTACGGTACCGGCACCCTCGGCGGGACCCTGACCCGCTCCTGGCCGCCGGGCAAAACCCTGATTGCCCGCCTGATGAACTGCTGCGGGGGCTATCTCAACCATTACGGTGACTACTCCACCGCGCAGATTGCCGCCGGTCTTAACTACACCTACGGCGGCTGGGCCGATGGCAACAGCCCGTCGGATATTGAAAACAGCCAGCTGGTGGTGCTGTTCGGTAACAACCCGGGTGAAACGCGCATGAGCGGCGGCGGGGTGACCTACTACGTTGAACAGGCACGGCAAAAATCGAACGCTCGCATGATCATTATCGATCCGCGCTACACCGACACCGGGGCAGGGCGCGAGGATGAGTGGATCCCGATCCGCCCGGGAACCGATGCGGCACTGATCTCTGCTCTGGCCTGGGTGATGATCGAAGAGAACCTCGTCGATCAGCCGTTCCTCGATAAATACTGCGTCGGCTACGACGAGAAAACGCTGCCGGAAGGCGCACCGGCGAACGGCCACTATAAAGCCTATATTCTCGGTCAGGGCAATGACGGGATTGCCAAAACCCCGGCCTGGGCTGCAGCCATTACCGGTATTCCTGAGGCGCGCATCGTGAAGCTGGCGCGTGAAATCGCTACGGCGAAACCGGCCTTTATCTCCCAGGGCTGGGGCCCGCAGCGTCATGCCAACGGGGAGCTGGTCTCCCGCGCTATCGCCATGCTGGCGATTTTGACCGGTAACGTGGGGATCAACGGCGGCAACAGCGGGGCGCGTGAAGGCTCGTACTCCCTGCCGTTTGTGCGCATGCCGACCCTGGAAAACCCGGTTCAGACCAGCATCTCGATGTTTATGTGGACCGACGCCATCGAGCGCGGCCCGGAGATGACCGCCACCCGCGACGGGGTGCGCGGCAAAGAGAAGCTCGACGTGCCGATCAAGATGATCTGGAACTACGCCGGAAACTGCCTTATCAACCAGCATTCACAGATCAACCGCACCCACGATATTCTGCAGGACGACAAAAAATGCGAGCTGATTGTGGTGGTGGATTGCCATATGACCTCCTCGGCGAAATATGCCGATATCCTGCTGCCGGACTGCACCGCCTCTGAGCAGATGGACTTCGCCCTGGACGCCTCCTGCGGCAATATGTCGTACGTGATTTTTGCCGACCAGGCGATCAAACCGCGTTTTGAATGCAAAACCATCTATGAGATGACCTCGGCACTGGCGAAACGCATGGGCGTTGAGCAGCAGTTCACCGAAGGCCGGACCCAGGAAGAGTGGATGCGTCATCTGTATGAACAGTCACGGCAGGCTATTCCGGAGCTGCCGTCGTTTGATGCGTTCCGTCAGCAGGGCATGTTCAAGCAGCGTGACCCGGAAGGGCATCACGTGGCCTATAAAGCCTTCCGCGCCGATCCGGCCGCGAATCCGCTCACCACGCCGTCAGGCAAAATTGAGATCTACTCCGCAGAGCTGGCGCAGATCGCCGCGACCTGGGAGCTGGAGCAGGGCGATGTGATCGATCCGCTTCCGATTTACAGTCCGGGCTTTGAGAACTACGACGATCCGCAGAGCAAAGACTTCCCGCTGCAGCTGACCGGCTTCCACTACAAAGCGCGAACGCACTCCACCTACGGCAACGTTGATGTCCTGAAGGCGGCCTGCCGTCAGGAGATCTGGATCAACCCGCTGGATGCGCAGCGACGCGGGATCGCCAACGGCGACCGGGTGCGGATCTTCAACGGACGCGGCGAAGTGCATATCGAAGCCAAAGTCACGCCGCGCATCCTGCCGGGCGTAGTGGCGTTAGGCGAAGGGGCCTGGTACAACCCGGACGCGAACCGTGTCGATCAGGCGGGATGCATTAACGTGCTGACCACCCAACGCCCGTCGCCGCTGGCGAAAGGTAACCCGTCTCACAGTAACCTGGTTCAGGTTGAAAAGGCGTAA
- a CDS encoding DMSO/selenate family reductase complex B subunit — MTTQYGFFIDSSRCTGCKTCELACKDYKDLTPDVSFRRIYEYAGGDWQEDNGVWQQNVFAYYLSIACNHCEDPACTKVCPSGAMHKRDDGFVVVDEDVCIGCRYCHMACPYGAPQYNAAKGHMTKCDGCHERVAEGHKPICVESCPLRALDFGPIEELRKKHGKLAAVAPLPSAHFTKPSIVIKPNANSRPTGDTTGYLANPKEV; from the coding sequence ATGACCACTCAGTATGGATTTTTTATTGATTCCAGCCGCTGCACCGGGTGCAAAACCTGCGAGCTGGCGTGCAAGGATTACAAGGACCTGACCCCGGACGTCAGCTTCCGCCGCATCTACGAGTACGCAGGCGGCGACTGGCAGGAGGACAACGGCGTCTGGCAGCAGAACGTGTTTGCCTACTACCTGTCGATTGCCTGCAACCACTGCGAGGATCCGGCCTGCACCAAAGTCTGCCCCAGCGGGGCGATGCACAAGCGCGATGACGGCTTTGTGGTGGTGGATGAGGATGTCTGCATCGGGTGTCGCTACTGCCACATGGCCTGTCCGTACGGCGCGCCGCAGTACAACGCCGCGAAAGGTCATATGACCAAGTGCGACGGCTGCCACGAGCGCGTCGCCGAAGGCCACAAGCCGATCTGCGTCGAGTCCTGCCCGCTGCGGGCCCTGGATTTCGGCCCGATTGAGGAGCTGCGTAAGAAACACGGCAAACTGGCGGCGGTTGCGCCGCTGCCGTCGGCGCACTTCACGAAGCCGAGTATCGTCATAAAACCCAATGCCAACAGCCGACCTACGGGTGATACCACCGGCTATCTGGCCAATCCGAAGGAGGTGTGA